GAGAAAGTTCAGGAACACGAAGGTGCTGGCGAGGAGAAAGACGGCGGCCTGCACCACGGGATAATCGCGGTTGGTGATCGCCTGCACGGACAGCCGCCCCACCCCGGGCCACGAGAAGATCGTCTCGGTGATGACGGAGCCCCCGAGGAGGGTGCCGAGCTCGATGCCGACAATGGTGATGATGGGGATGGAGGCGTTCTTGAGGGCGTGCTTCCAGACCACCGGCTGCTCGGAGACGCCCTTGGCCCGCGCCGTGCGGATGTAGTCCTGTCCCAGGACCTCGAGCATGCCCGAGCGCGTGAGCCGCGTGATGCGCGCCGTGGTGAAGAGCCCGAGGGTCACCGCGGGCAGGATGAGGTGCTGGAAATCACCGCGGCCGGACGAGGGCAGCCAGTTGAGACGTACCGAGAACACCAGGATGAGCATGATGCCGAGCCAGAAGGTCGGCATGGCCTGGCCCGTCAGCGCCACCACGGTCGACACGTAGTC
This Candidatus Methylomirabilota bacterium DNA region includes the following protein-coding sequences:
- the nikB gene encoding nickel ABC transporter permease translates to MLRRLWQAVLVLFGVSVVVFFILHLTGDPVGLLLPPDASAEDITRFRKAMGFDDPWIVQYTRFLRGALRGDFGESLRHGEPAMALVLERLPATFQLAGASLLLALCLAIPAGILSAVKRNSAVDYVSTVVALTGQAMPTFWLGIMLILVFSVRLNWLPSSGRGDFQHLILPAVTLGLFTTARITRLTRSGMLEVLGQDYIRTARAKGVSEQPVVWKHALKNASIPIITIVGIELGTLLGGSVITETIFSWPGVGRLSVQAITNRDYPVVQAAVFLLASTFVFLNFLVDVTYTWLDPRIRFR